Below is a genomic region from Bacillota bacterium.
GGCTGGTGATAGAGCACATGCCGGACGAGGAATTGATGCGGGTCCTTGAGTCAGAGAGGGCAAAAGGCAGGGACGATTATCCCGTACGCGGTGTGTGGAACTCGGTCCTGGCAGGGGTGGTGTCAGCATCCATTCGGCCGAGAGCTGCGGCTCCAGGTTATTTTGCTCAGGTGCTGAAAGACCTGGAGGCTGAGCCCGAGCGGTTTGTGGTGGCGTGGGACGAAGAAAAACTTGGGGGTACAATATGTTACGGTAATTGTCTTCGCTTTTGACCAACGTGTCATCGGGACGTGCACCCGTAGGCAATCTGAAACCCATGCACAACCCGCAGGTGCGTTTTTGCCTCTATCAGGGTACCCCCCCCTCGATTCCTCGGCAATAGGAGGCGCGTGCCGTTCCTCATTGACTCCGGACCCCGGATGCGCCTAGTACAGCGTCAACTCTTAAACTGTGGATAAAGCCTCTTTAACTTGATCCTTGCCTCATCGGTCGTGAATTGCCAGTCGACGCCTTTTTGATTGCTGTTTCTTGTTGTTTCCCATTCCGCCAACTCAATGCAAAGAGATTCGATTGAGGAAATCCGGCGGTCAAGACACTGTTTAGTCATTGCGCTCAGTTCTATTTCGGCTATATTGAGCCAACTACCGTGCTTCGGCGTGTAGTGGATCTCAAGACGCTTAGCAAGACTTCTGGCTATCTCCGGTGGAAACGCCACATAAAGCGATGCCATGGTGTGCGTATTCAAGTTATCCATAACCAACCGGATCTTTAGGGCGTCTGGATAGTGAACCTCAAGCAGTTCCTTGACTTGATTTGCCCAGTCAATCTGAGTTCTTCTCTCACAGGCCGCTACGTGCCTGCAACCTGCAAGCGGTTCTGTGAAAACGAAAATACTGCAAGTCCCGTGTCGAACATATTCACCGTCCCGACGCTCCTGTTTCCCAGGCTCCATCGGGATCGGAGTTCGGGTTTCACCCAGAAGCTGATACGGCTTTTCATCCATGCAGATGACTGGATACGATTCACAAAAGGGCTGCTGGTATAGATCCAGGACGTCTTCCATACAGGCGACAAAGGCGGCGTTTTGTTCAGGTGGAATACACCAGTGTTTACGAAGGTGCGGCTTGAGTTCGTTTTTTTAAGAGCCGTCCTACGGCCTCATGTGAGAAGCTGTCAATGTACTGCAATTCAACCGCTTTATCCGCCAACACCCTGAGCGACCATCTGGATCGCCCCGGTGGAGGAGAGCTGCAACTGAGCGCAATGATCTTTGCCTCTACCTCGCCGGTAATCTTGGGCTCAACTGGTGGTGTTTTCCGCTTCTTTCTGCCGAGCGCGGCCTGCAGCCCTTCTTCAGAGTATTGTCGTCTAATGGTATGAACCGTTTGCTGGTGAACATGAAAGAGCCTCGCGATCTCTGCTTCACTCTTTCGCCCGCTTTCACCGTTCTCATCCGCAGCCAACAGCACATTAGCATGCATGATGATTTTGGCTGAGGCAGAACCTTTGGAAACGATCTTGAGCAGGGTCTTTCGTTCATCATCAGAAAGACGAACATGGTATCTTAGCTTTGGCATGGTATACCCCTCCTCTCTCTGAAGAAGAGTATACCATGAAACTGGTTCTTATTATAGTTTTAGGGTTGACACTACACTAGTGTGAACACAGGGTGACAGGCTTGGGGTGGGGAAACCTTCACGGGGCTACGAATCTCTACGTTCATGTGCCAGAAGATACACTTCATCATTAGCCCTTCTGGAAACCACAACGACCTTCATGGTGGCGTCTTCCCGCGAGACTTTGTAGACCACTCGCAAACCTAATTTTCGAATTTTGATCTTGCAGTAGCCTGTCAGGTTCATGCTGCTTCTACTGGCCAGGGGTTTTCCATAGCCACCCTCCATCAGGGGTAATGGATTAACCGCCACCTTGTTGACGGCTTTCAACACCTGGATGCGTTGTGACGGGTCAAGCCGTCTGATGTCCTCCAATGCTTCTCTCAAATACTCCACCTTCCACATCTATTCTGTCTCCACGTCTGCACCGTCTAAGTCAGCCTCAGTGATGCCCAGTTCCTGCATGGCTTTTTCCACTGGGATGAAATCCCCTGCCCCTGTATTTTCCATCCGCTTCCCGGCTTCTATGAATAGGTGATAGTCCTCGATGGCCTCAAGCATCTGCCCATAGGATTCTGGTGAGAGTAGTACGCAGACGGGGGAGTTGTTCTTAAGCACAATCTTGAAGCCTGTTTCACGAACCTCCTCAAAAACCCTGTTGGCTTCGCCCTTGTTGAAGCGGGAAATCGGCACAAGAGAATTCACTAAGTCTTTGATAGAGACGGCCTTCTGCATAACATTCACCCTTCTCAGTGACAGTCATGGACTGCTGTTCTTGCTAGCAAGCTATATCATATCTATAAATTTGTCAAGGCATTTATCCATGAAGCTATTTGCTCTAATTGCTCTAAGATCCTGCCGTATTGATCATCCCGAGCACTTACCAGCGGTTACGGTACTCATCTCGGCTGGCCCTGGCCACTCCGTGGGGCATGCTGTCCATAACCCTCTACGAGCATCTTCGAGCGCGACCTCTCAGCAAGAACGATCCGTTACGTTCACGCCGTGTTGAGAAATGCCCTCGAACAAGCAGTCAAATGGCGTCTTCTCCAGCAGAACCCGGCTGACAATGTTGATCTGCCCAGACAACAGCGGGAAGAAATGCGGCCATTATCCTCAGACGAAGTGAAGCGCTTTCTAGAGGCTTGCGAGGAAGACCGATTTGGTGTTGTCTTTAGGCTTCTCTTAACTACCGGCCTCCGCCCGGGTGAGGCGCTGGCCCTAAGGTGGTCAGACATGGACCTGGAAACCGGGCGACTACATGTCCAGCGAAGCCTTGCACCTGGCAAGGGTTTCGAGGAGCCCAAGACACCCCGTGCAAGGCGGGTGGTTCCCTTGCCTCCACCCGTAACTAAGGCCCTAAAGCAGCATGGAAAGACGCAAGCCGAGGCACGCCTTCAGGCCGGTGAAAACCGGCAGGACCTTAGCTTGGTGTTTACCGGAAGTGATGGCCAGCCTGTCCACTACCGCAACCTGGTACGGACACTTCAAACCTCTTAGCCAAGGCCGGCCTTCCCGATGACATCAGGATTCACGACCTCCGCCACAGCCATGCTACGTTGCTGCTGAAGGAGAGCGTAAATCCCAAGATCGTTAGTGAACGCCTCGGACATGCCAGCGTAACTCTCACCCTGGGTGCATACAGCCACGTCCTGCCCGACAGCAGAAGGAAAGTGAGGCATCTTGAGTTTCAAGCACTATACAAGCACAAGAAAGACTTTGACCACCCTCTTGGGTGGCCGGTTTTATCGGTTTACCTGGTGGGCGGCACAGGGCTTGAACCTGTGGCCTCGTGAATGTGAGTCACGCGCTCTTCCACTGAGCTAGCCGCCCGTTGATGTCGACCCCATTATACCTAATGAACTCCCGCATTTCAACCCTACGCCCTAGACCACAGCTAGGCACCCTTGCTCCGGCCCTTTTTATACCAGGCCTTGGGCGCCTAATTCCCAGCAGAGCCACCATTTACCGTTGATCCCCATATACTGAATACTGTAACGTTATAGAGCAGTACTAGTTTACGTAACAAGGAGGATCTAAACGGTTCATGTTGAACACCCAGTACCTTGTTGACATTCACACGAAGAGAGGCGCTCACCATGGCTCGCATCATAGAAAAGGAGACAGCACAAACACTACCGCTTAAGCGGTACCCAGGGAACCCCATCCTTGAACCCAAGAGGGGCCATTGGTGGGAGTCCCGTTATGTGCTGAATTCTGGGGCTATCCGGATCAACGGTGTCGTCCACATCTTCTACAGGGCACTGGGCACTGACGGTGTGTCCCGGCTGGGCCTCGCCAGGAGCCCCGATGGCCTGTGCATAGAAGAGAGACTGGCACACCCGGTGTTTGAGCCAATAGGTGAAGCCGAGAAGATGGGCTGTGAAGACCCACGCCTATTCATGATGGGGGATCGTGTCTTCCTGTTCTACAACGCCTATGACGGTCGCCTGGCTCAGATTGGCCTGGCGTCAATAGACGTAGAAGACCTTCTGGCAGACCGGTGGGACCGCTGGGAGAGGCACGGGCACATGTTCCCTGGCCAGCCTCACCGGAATCCGGTACTGTTTCCTGAGCGGACAAACGGTGAATACGTGCTGTACTACAGGATCAAGCCAAACATAGTGATATCCAGGGCGCAGGACCTTACGTGCCCCTGGAACGCTGATGATGGCCGGTTCTTCATGGGTCCCCGGGAAAACTACTGGGACGACTCCTTCATTGGAGGAGGAGCCCCGCCCATTAAAACCGAGTATGGATGGCTCCTGATATACCACGGAGTGGACCAGAATCTCGTCTACAGGCTGGGCGCTTTCCTGGTAGCCCTGGATGACCCATCGACGGTGCTGTACAGGACACCCGACCCCGTCCTGGAACCCAGGGAGGTTTGCGAGGTGGGTGAGCCCGGCAAGTGCTGGGTGCCCAATGTGGTGTTCACGTGTGGCGCTGTGCCCCGCGAGGACAAGGAAGTCCTGGGAGCTCACGACGAGATCTTGGTGTACTACGGCGCCGCCGACAGTGTCATCGGTGTAGCTACAGCTTCCGTATCTGACCTGGTACCCTGTGTAGCTGGATGGCACGAAGATGAGGAAGGCGCCCCCGGTTAACCGCGGGGCGCCTTCCACCGTTTGCCAAGCTACCAGTGACCACATCACGTGGAGTCTACCGTCTCCTGACGGGCAGTGTGATACCCAGTTC
It encodes:
- a CDS encoding IS630 family transposase (programmed frameshift) — encoded protein: MPKLRYHVRLSDDERKTLLKIVSKGSASAKIIMHANVLLAADENGESGRKSEAEIARLFHVHQQTVHTIRRQYSEEGLQAALGRKKRKTPPVEPKITGEVEAKIIALSCSSPPPGRSRWSLRVLADKAVELQYIDSFSHEAVGRLLKKNELKPHLRKHWCIPPEQNAAFVACMEDVLDLYQQPFCESYPVICMDEKPYQLLGETRTPIPMEPGKQERRDGEYVRHGTCSIFVFTEPLAGCRHVAACERRTQIDWANQVKELLEVHYPDALKIRLVMDNLNTHTMASLYVAFPPEIARSLAKRLEIHYTPKHGSWLNIAEIELSAMTKQCLDRRISSIESLCIELAEWETTRNSNQKGVDWQFTTDEARIKLKRLYPQFKS
- a CDS encoding type II toxin-antitoxin system RelE/ParE family toxin, whose protein sequence is MWKVEYLREALEDIRRLDPSQRIQVLKAVNKVAVNPLPLMEGGYGKPLASRSSMNLTGYCKIKIRKLGLRVVYKVSREDATMKVVVVSRRANDEVYLLAHERRDS
- a CDS encoding type II toxin-antitoxin system Phd/YefM family antitoxin yields the protein MQKAVSIKDLVNSLVPISRFNKGEANRVFEEVRETGFKIVLKNNSPVCVLLSPESYGQMLEAIEDYHLFIEAGKRMENTGAGDFIPVEKAMQELGITEADLDGADVETE
- a CDS encoding glycosidase — its product is MARIIEKETAQTLPLKRYPGNPILEPKRGHWWESRYVLNSGAIRINGVVHIFYRALGTDGVSRLGLARSPDGLCIEERLAHPVFEPIGEAEKMGCEDPRLFMMGDRVFLFYNAYDGRLAQIGLASIDVEDLLADRWDRWERHGHMFPGQPHRNPVLFPERTNGEYVLYYRIKPNIVISRAQDLTCPWNADDGRFFMGPRENYWDDSFIGGGAPPIKTEYGWLLIYHGVDQNLVYRLGAFLVALDDPSTVLYRTPDPVLEPREVCEVGEPGKCWVPNVVFTCGAVPREDKEVLGAHDEILVYYGAADSVIGVATASVSDLVPCVAGWHEDEEGAPG